The Oncorhynchus keta strain PuntledgeMale-10-30-2019 chromosome 28, Oket_V2, whole genome shotgun sequence DNA segment TCCTGGTTAAACAAAAGTGATAGAAAATATAGAAATATATTATGTGGAACAAAGAAgcctctgacatgtagaatgAGGAATTGTGTCAGTTCTATTAATGCCATTAATGACAACGTTTCCCTGATGAACGTGGCCCAGGGAATGCAAGAGGTTGCCCAGGGACTTTAGTGGGTTTAGTGAATGGATGTCAATCAGCCCCATACTGGATAAAGTAGAGAGTAAGCAAGAAATTAATTGTAGATGGCATAGTCTGATATTAAaagcaaaaaaatacatttaaattatagACATATCTATATTCTACCAAATGCCGAATTATTTGAGACTACTGTGTAACCTCTAAAATAGTTCAGAATGTAATCGTATTCTGAAGAGAATaacataatggtattgcaactccGCCTGCATGGGGTCATAAACCTTAaacctactgtattttataatATGCACTTGACACAAAAATCACAAAAATCCTGTGAACAGTTTGGGATTATGTCCACACTGCATGATTTTAAAAATAGATTTTACTCACCATCTGAGCACGTTATTAAGAGATAATCTGCATTTCCATTCATTCTCAGATAATCCACACCAAGTACAAAGAAGAGAAAGGGGGACAACGACTAAAGGAAGCGGGAAAAGGATACAGAACATCCCTTCAAAATGGCGCAGATCCCTCAGGTGTGGCACACCCAGGAAGAGAAAGTGGACCTGGATATAATGGGGGCTGTTGGCAGCCAACCCGAGTGCTCCATCTGCTTCAACACCTACGACAACGTCTTCAAGACGCCCAAGCTGCTGGACTGTGCCCACACCTTCTGCCTCGAGTGTCTGTCACGCCTCATGGCCATTTCACTGGGAGAGCAGGAAGGAGGAGGCAGCAGCAAGATCCTGTGTCCCTTCTGCCGCCATCCCACCCTCCTGACCAAGGAGGGTCCCCCGGCCCTGGCCACCAGCAGCGAGGTACTGTGTAAGCTGCCCAGCAACCAGCAGCACGAGGAGCCTGTGTGGCTAGACGGAGAGAAGCTGTGCTACAAACGGGCCTTGGAGGCCAGCCCCGAGACCTCTAGCTCCACCTCGACCTTCTGCATCTGCATCAACATAGGGGCCAGCAAAGCAGCCGAGGTCCCGGCTCAGACACGCCCCCACAACACGGCCTTTATGAGGCGTCTGACCAGCTGTAGGCGGCTGCTGCTCTTCATGATGCTGATGGTGCTACTAGTGGTCATCGTGCTGTGGCCCCTGCAGTGCATCGTCACCACAGGCAACATGTACTGCATGCCTCGCCCTGTGGGCTCAATACAAGGCTCCATCACCACCACAGCTACCCCATTCACCAGCATAAACCATTCCACAAAGGGAGCCTTTcattaaaatacatgtatgtagTATGCCAGATTCCACCGCTGCCACATTCTCCTTCAGCTCCACTAAAGGGTATCCAGCCACAGCCCCCCCCCCGGATAAAGACTGGATAGAGAACACAACTGTGAGGAACTCTGCACACTCTATCCAGTTGTTTTAGCAATTGATATTGGCATCCTCAGCATCATTATTCTGACAAGGAAGTTTGAAATTCATACATGAATTCCAATTCTTGCACTTTGATTAACTGATTTTCCTTCTTTTTTCTTCTTTATAACGTTATTTTGCTGTAGAAATATAATATGTGGATGAAATGTGTTGTAATATTCAGACACAGACCGTCTGGGTGAAATTCATATCTACATTATCAGATCTGATGGCCACAGTGCAATCCCAACTCAAAATGTTCTGTTTTTAAGAAAAATGTGTAAGTTTAGCTGTCTTATTACTGTTTTGAAAAAATGGTATGCCAAAACATGAAATTGTAAGTGTATATACATGTATAGTTGATTGTACTATTTTGATATATATTTTGTTTACAAAATGACAATAAATGAAAAACAAAacagaaggatcggaggaccaatatgcggcgtggtaagtgtccatggttttaataggaaaactcaaacatgaacaCAACTGCAAAACAATGAACGTGAATCAGTCTAACTGGtgcataaaacacaaagacaggaaacaataacccacaaaatacccaaagaatatggctgcctaaatatggttcccaatcagagacaacgataaacacctgcctctgattgagaaccactctaggcaaccatagacttacctagacaactaaactgaacacaaccccattaaTCGAATAATCCCCAAGACAAGACGAACacaataaatcacccatgtcacaccctggcctaaaccaaaaataataaagaaaacaaagataactaaggccagggcgtgacactgtagCTTTGTTTATGATAGTCTTTGAACAAAATGAAGTACAGTAGACATGGGTTGTTGGCCGTGGTAGGAACTAATGATTACTGGACTACCATTCCCCACTTGCTGTTAGGATCTTATCTGGGCACACACCAGTAACCTGTAAGGATTTTCCAAATACACAACGATTATTACTAACAACAAGGTGTTGTAAACGGCTTCAATGAAATTGTGAACCCTTCCTCGTAGATTAAGGAGTGGTCATAACAGTAAGGAGTGGTATTTCCTGTATTGGTGTGAAATTACTGGATAGGTGTGTACAGGAGACCAAAGGTGAGGTCTGGGGGAGAATCTCAAAtgcatttccttgattccttgCGTCCTCTTTGTTTCCTTCTCAAAATCCATTGGTTGAAATAGTGATTGTATAGACTCTATTTTGTAGAGTCTTTGTGATGCAAGGTCACAAGTGTTGGGTCGTTCCACGAAACGAGtgcctttgatattttaagtagaaactGTGCACCAGTATGGATTATTTTACTATTAATAAAGACTTGCTAAATTGTCAAAATTCAGCATTTTGTCATGCCCCTTTGTGCACCttctgacttctaggaagattttaatcCACTTAACCCACAAATTCCTCAAAGTTTCCTGCATCATTGTAAAtccttagttattttgttgctttgacaaagtcatttctggaGAATATTATTGACAGTATTTCGTGCGACCAGTGAAACATTTGAAGGTTAAACAAGACCTGTCCGTAAGGTCGACCCTGATAGgtgaactgaactctcgttttaatatggtgaaacgattccttataaaatattttttcaaaAGAAGCattgaacatctagtcaaatcctagtgtaaaagcaggtgagttggttcTACTTTTTGgggccattttctggtgttttgtggtggaaaactgagcatCACGCACCAACCATGTTACCCGTAGATAGACAGGTTCGAAATGTTTTAACAATAAAATTCAATTGTTAAAGTTGGGGaattatggctgatttaagatgaaatcgtcAACTGTGTTATGGTCAACACTGTTACATTATTCGGCACTTACTATCCtcattttacattttatttaaccttgcGATGGTAACGTGTTATTTATTAAGTTGAACTAGTGCTCTTTTGATCAAagtatattggtcacatacacagtttAGTTCATGTCATAGTGGGTGCAACGAAATGCTTAttttactagctcctaacaatgcagtaaaatgcCAAACaagtacaaaatatatatatatatatatattccagaAATGTCAGAATCCAGTTGACATCCCAAATGGCCCTGTAACAGTAGTTCAAATGCAATCTATACGTACATTATATACACTGGATGAACATACAACAGATACACTAAGAacgatatgtacagcagtagatatattagagtGACCTATATCAATAATCCAGTATATACATAAatatgtagtgtgtacagtataaaCAGCGTAACTAAAACACAGTAGTAGAAATATGTTGAGAATATAATATTTAAATACACAGTGTAAAACAGGAAGTGTCTGGTGGTTTAATGTCTCTGTAACATGGGACAGCAGCGTTGGCTgtgtatgtgtttgagtgtgtgtgtgtgtgtgtgtgtgtatatagacggcaagtgatggctgttcaacagtctgatggtattagaagctgttcaacagtctgatggtattagaagctgttcaacagtctgatggtattagaagctgttcaacagtctgatggtattagaagctgttcaacagtctgatggtattaGAAGCTGTTCAATAGTCTGATGGtattagaagctgttcaacagtctgatggtattagaagctgttcaacagtctgatggtattagaagctgttcaacagtctgatggtattagaagctgttcaacagtctgatggtattagaagctgttcaacagtctgatggtattagaagctgttcaacagtctgatggtattagaagctgttcaacagtctgatggtattagaagctgttcaacagtctgatggtattagaagctgttcaacagtctgatggtattagaagctgttcaacagtctgatggtattagaagctgttcaacagtctgatggtaatataagctgttcaacagtctgatggtaatataagctgttcaacagtctgatggtaatataagctgttcaacagtctgatggtaatataagctgttcaacagtctgatggtaatataagctgttcaacagtctgatggtaatataagctgttcaacagtctgatggtaatataagctgttcaacagtctgatggtaatataagctgttcaacagtctgatggtaatatgagctgttcaacagtctgatggtaatataagctgttcaacagtctgatggtaatataagctgttcaacagtctgatggtaatataagctgttcaacagtctgatggtaatataagctgttcaacagtctgatggtaatataagctgttcaacagtctgatggtaatataagctgttcaacagtctgatggtattagaagctgttcaacagtctgatggtaatataaGCTATTCAACAGTCTggtggtctggtaatagaagctgtgcAAAAGTTGGGTCCCTGGTAATAGAAGctattcaacagtctgatggtctggtaatagaagctgtttttcactcTCTGGGTCCCGGCTCTGATGTACCTGTTCTGACTCCTTTTTTAAAGAATTTTATGTTATCACAGATGACTTgacatggaccaacaacaccaccactcttgtcaagagggCACAACAGCGCCTATAATTCATAaggcggctgaagaaatttgacatgcCACCCTgggtcctctccaaatactaccgCTGCGCCATCAAGAGTGTCCTGACCAGTTGTTCACAGCCTGGTACGGGAATTGTTCCATCCAcgaccgcaaggctctccagtggttggtattatttcttattgtatttgcattgtcgagaaggaaccttcAAGTAAGCAATTCATTGGACtgtgtacaccatgtgtatcctgtacttACGACTAATAAAACTTGGAAAATGATGTAAAATTGAACGTTTTTTTGCATTTAGCTTTTACCTAATAAATAACTAATGTCTTGCAGAACTAAATCAGTCCACATCTCCCTGCATATAAAGGGAAGGTTGTGCCATCTGTCGACGGACATCAGCGACAGGAAGTCCCATTATATCAGCATACAAGAAGGCACTTGACATATTTCATTCATAGATTTTTATTAAACTATTACATTTTGAATCATCTTGTTGTCATTTCAGACATTCTCATTGCATCAGCGCTATAAGCCTGGACAGAAGGCGTTAAGGCTGAGCCAGTGCAAGAGGGAAAAACAGTCTTAACCTGAATACAGGAACAGTCAGTATACCACTACTCAAAATCAGGCATATCGCAACCAACATCATATTCAAGTAAATTAAGGAGCAGAAATAAAACAACTCATATAATTTCTGTATACTTTCAAGAACACCTGCTTAACTGACAATTCATTATCATTATGTTATCATTAACGGTGTCATAACACCAAATAGAAactaaaataataacaataatcaaaCAAATAATCTTACACAATATAAAATGCACCAACTGGAAATGTAAAATTCGAAACACCTCAGTAAATGAAAATTAAATTTACAACACCGATGTCATACTTCTAGCAGACTGTCAACATACTGTACTCTTTTAAAACAGCCAATGGGCATCCTGACAGTCACAGATCACAAGTCTGCAGCTACAGGATTTAGCCATTTTGAATAGAATTTCAAGTATTGAAGTGTTAAGAGCGAACACTAATTTCCACATAGTCTCCCACTGACATCAATGCATAACTCAATGAAAATTCATCTTTAAGCTAAGTAGGATGCACCCCTCAATGTTTCACCACATCATACAACGTTTTGACCCTTAGAGGCAAAgtgaaatacaataaaaaaatcatcatcaacaacagtgCAACATAATTAAAAGGACTCTAATCAATCACATCCGATTTAGCCGACATCCACACAGTAGTAATTTTGGCAGTGCTGTAGGTGGAACagcgttagagctgtcaaatgcATAAGTGTTCTCCTATCATTATACAcaaagcggacattgccattggctgcacggaGTCACATTAAGAGTTTGAAGACTGGAATGTGAGATCtaatctacacctcgattaggctgatagaaatccTCATGATTTTGTTTACTGATTTTCAATTTGAGCGTCATTATTTCTATGTAGGCTAAACTTCCTCCTTCTGAACTAACGAGAGTGGGACAGGTGTGGCTTTGTGACAATGATCACAAGAGCAGCTGTtcaccgatttgacagctccaatgCAGTTCCACTTGCTGACACTgccaaaacatcagctatgcgAGTGTCGGCTATCACCGGTTAACGCTTGATCTGATCGAATCTAGGCCTAAGAAAAGAGAAACTAAACATTTCCATTTCCAGGATAGCATACCATTTATAGCATACCACTTATAGCATGAGTATTATATCAACAACTAAACTGTAGCGAGATATGTGTCCTATAACACTTAGAATGGACTTACTGAAACATAATTTGAAGGGAAATACTGAAACATCAGACTTTCAGTATTGCGGAAAGTTACTGCACTGGTGTTAGGATGAGCAAGGGATGACGTAGTCAAGCCCTAGTTGAAAGGCCTGAACACTATGTACAAGAACAGCTCTGCACAACCAGCAGACGACACTGCACAGCCTCTATGTAGCCAACCAGCAGGGTCGCTCAAAGGATGACATCATTGAGCCACTGGCTAAATCCATTAGATTTTTATGCAAAATGCTAAGAATAGTtcagaaagaagccactgcttatatatatatatatatatatatatatataactgtagGCTCTTTGCTGTGTGGTGTCACCCTTCCTATGACATCATCACTGATGTTACTCTCCCAAACAAAGTCAAGCCTGGATTATAACCATCTTGTAAATTACTTTTTGGAGACAAATCTACTCTTTAATCTTGGGCTGTAGGCCATCTGGCCCAGTAATATTCATAAAGACTTCAGTGATGGCAGCCTGGCTGGCATCCTGACATTTCTTCTCCCCTATCCCATTTTCTGCTACCCTTGTCTATCTCTCACTTGGCAAAggtttaacccagtttattatGCCATTCGATTAGGAGGAAAACCATCGCTGAAACCAACGGGAGTTAcaacctacacagagagagaaagactgcagATCCGACCGATTTTATCAATTGACAATTTCTCACATATAAAACAGGATCTGCAAAGCAACTGCAAATTCAGAGAATTGTGCTTCTTGTCGCCTGATAATAATGGAATTGGATCATTAAAAACCATGTCCTGTACATTATAAAATCACACCAATGATAACAATAAAAGAAACAAGAATGAATTGAAAGGACACAGATTAAAACTAAATAAATAGAAAAATTGCACAAGTAAATTGGTGCTTCAAGCTCCCCCTCCTTGAGCTTCAAGCTCCCCCCTTCCAGCAACCACAGGACAAGAAACAAAATGGAGTCCGGAGAGGAGCTCATTATCCTTGATTGAATAGGCTCTCAGTAGCTGTGATGGTGGAAGCACTACAGTAGATGAGCATGGCACAAAAGACCATCGGTGGAACCAATAAGATAAACAAATCAGCTCCCCACTGACAAAGGCCCATTAAGAATATCCTGACTTTCCTCTTGCCTTTCATGGGAAAGGGACGTGTAAGGACTTTGCTTGTCCGTGCCAATGCCTCAGTGGTAGCAGATCACTTCACTGTTTCCCTGCCATTACTCAACGCtgcagtaatgactgctgctagCAAAAACAGAACATCGCTAGAGTCTTTGGTTCAAGTAGATGATAGCCAGCAGAGAGTGAGCACTTTGAATtgaagcgagagcgagagagaatagATTGGGATTCCAACAGCGCAAAGAGAAACGGCTTAGCTTTAACCCTTTGTCTCGTCCACCCCATTCATGGTTGAACACGATGGAGCAAAACATCACTTGAACATTGAGTACACCATTGTTTGTTTCTCGTGTCGATTTAGTTCGAGAGTCAACAGAAATAAGCAAAGGACATTTGTTGGGTTGGTGGGTTAGGGGATGAGATGGAACAACTGTGGGACCAAATACAGGAGTTACAGACATGTCTGTAGACGAGGCACTTTGGCCGTAGACAGGAGAGGTTGTAGAGACTTGaagtcattcagagagagagagagagacagatgggggggTGGAGATAGAAGGACAAGAGAACTGTGCTGTACCCCTCTATCCTTGGAGAGAGAGTCTCCAGACAGCCAGCAGGGCAGCGGGAGGGGTTCCACTGCCAGGGGGTCAGGGGCCAGAGCTCCACAGGTCCCCCATGGTGCTCTGGCGAAGCGGCACCTCTGTTGAAactgaagcacacacacaaacagcacacCGCTTTAGACATACACAGAACCACTCTGCATAGAAACGCACACAACAAACACAGTTGTCCGCATGACATCCTAATAAATACTAGAATCACTATGATGGTCAACAGCAAAATGTGTTTTTGTGACGTCTTCCCTCATCTGGAATATGTCTGACGTCTTCCCTCATCTGGAATATGTCTGGAACCAATTCATTGGAAAACACTGACATTTCTCTCCTGTGTTGCTGGAACAAACAATAACAACTGCTTGTCTGTAGACACTGAGTTCTGTATTTTCAAAGGTTTACTGGGTCGAATTCTGTTGAGATTTGATTTATTCCCCCCCAGAGTACCCAAGGGGCCTGTATTTACACAATGACAGTTGTGCGGGATCTTTAGAAACTCTTGAAAGGAACCCAACAGTATGCAGAAGTGCATCTCAAATATGATGGTTTATTAACACTTGACAGATGAGCAGACATAACTGCTTGCTAAACATCTCACCATCTCTGCCCGCTTACAGGGTAGCAGAGGATATATCCCAGGCCCACAGCTAATGAGGACCTAATTATTAAGACAGTTATAACCAAATCACACACATGCATTCTTTGATAATGCACTGAACAAGTTCATGCACATTTAGCCAATGCACCATGTGCATAACACTGCTGTATATTCTCGTACACAACATTTCCCTCACCCCACCTGCATTGTTTTTTCAGATATCGACTCTACTGTAATCATTGTACTCAGTTGAAGAGTGCTAAATCTGATTGAAATGTTAAGTTTAACCACCCTGTTAAACTTTTATATCCTCCTGACCTCCACATCTTCTGTACATTGTTGTAGTTTGTTATGCAAAACCGTTTTTATGACGCAAAGAACATCTGTCAAAACAGACAATAAAGCGCCTTCTTAAATCTTCTTTGCCAGTAATGATTATTTTTCCTATTACTAATTAAACTTTTTAATGttggttactttctaaatgtaatccgttagttactagttacctggcCAAATTCAGAATCAGTAATATAAcgtttggattacccaaactctaATATAATCggattactttcagttacttttaAAATGGTGTTCCCCTAAAGAGGTATTAGAAGAAGTTTGTAGGAATATTGCCAATTGACTGACATTATTGTAGGATAATTCAATATtagagtttacatagctggccataaatGGATGTTTCATTTTAGTTTATGggtaaatacacttaggttggagtcattaaaactcatttttcaagtcggttaggacatctactttgtgcatgacacaagtcattattccaaaaattgtttacagacagattacttcactgcatcacaattccagtgggtcagaagtttacatacactaagttgactgtgcctttaaacaccttggaaaattccggaaaattccagaaaattatgtcatagcttcAGAAGCTTCTGGGTAATTGACAtttttgagtcaattgtaggtgtacctgtggatgtatttcaaggcttacctacaaactcagtgcctctgcttgacatcatgggaaaatcaaaagaaatcagccaagaccccagaaaaaaaatgtgtagacctccacaagtagcgtttcatcctt contains these protein-coding regions:
- the LOC118361222 gene encoding RING finger protein 223-like; this encodes MAQIPQVWHTQEEKVDLDIMGAVGSQPECSICFNTYDNVFKTPKLLDCAHTFCLECLSRLMAISLGEQEGGGSSKILCPFCRHPTLLTKEGPPALATSSEVLCKLPSNQQHEEPVWLDGEKLCYKRALEASPETSSSTSTFCICINIGASKAAEVPAQTRPHNTAFMRRLTSCRRLLLFMMLMVLLVVIVLWPLQCIVTTGNMYCMPRPVGSIQGSITTTATPFTSINHSTKGAFH